In a single window of the Zea mays cultivar B73 chromosome 5, Zm-B73-REFERENCE-NAM-5.0, whole genome shotgun sequence genome:
- the LOC100501214 gene encoding uncharacterized protein LOC100501214: protein MRPHQAPAVAERPREVAIPRPRRARVARAPGLSCARDSRRLRRAADRSHCSSPSHCVERRQGGGRGRAWQTSHGRVGADIAGSLHVLCSMPESSATPEHWACSAIPPPPSPKRPTQRPDRGPLGPPIGGGRRGHPIWAMACEDDASTRSIDGTRGLSTTGSNGPDDHRHWWRWRMTSNCCCSGRRRWWCCQIDIHRGRCRRSRVKHRRRWRRGCSGESTLHHRQRNHRCPSMENAEVHILHLHTAFRDLVHRWECSGLPNGERFQHCIINNMKNFAHTAYAYGNVLSGNQWRDKSK from the exons ATGCGGCCGCACCAAGCGCCGGCCGTTGCCGAGCGCCCTCGGGAGGTGGCCATACCGCGCCCGCGCCGAGCGCGAGTCGCGCGCGCGCCGGGCTTGTCCTGCGCCCGCGACTCCAGGAGGCTGCGCCGAGCCGCTGACCGGAGCCACTGCTCCTCGCCGTCGCATTGCGTCGAGCGCCGCCAGGGAGGGGGCCGCGGCCGAGCCTGGCAGACGAGCCATGGCCGGGTCGGGGCCGACATTGCAGGTTCACTGCATGTCCTTTGCTCCATGCCGGAGAGCAGTGCCACGCCAGAGCACTGGGCTTGCAGCGCCATTCCTCCACCCCCCTCCCCCAAACGGCCGACACAGCGGCCGGATCGAGGGCCATTAGGCCCTCCCATTGGAGGAGGAAGACGGGGCCACCCCATTTGGGCGATGGCCTGTGAAGATGATGCGTCCACGCGGAGCATCGACGGCACGAGGGGGCTGTCCACGACGGGCAGCAATGGTCCCGACGACCATAGGCACTGGTGGAGATGGCGAATGACGAGCAACTGCTGCTGCAGTGGGCGGAGGCGGTGGTGGTGCTGCCAAATCGACATCCATAGGGGCCGATGCAGACGATCCCGCGTCAAACACCGGCGCCGGTGGCGACGGGGATGCAGTGGGGAGTCCACACTCCACCACCGGCAGCGGAACCACCGCTGTCCATCCATGGAGAAcgcagaagtgcacattttgcacttgCACACGGCGTTCAGGGATCTCGTGCACCGGTGGGAGTGCAGTGGCTTGCCCAACGGTGAACGCTTCCAACATTGCATCATCAACAatatgaagaacttcgcgcatacgGCGTATGCGTATGGAAACG TGCTCAGTGGTAATCAGTGGAGAGACAAGAGCAAATGA